One genomic window of Monodelphis domestica isolate mMonDom1 chromosome 1, mMonDom1.pri, whole genome shotgun sequence includes the following:
- the LOC100022984 gene encoding translationally-controlled tumor protein-like has protein sequence MIIYPDLLSHEEVFSDSYKFLEIENRLCLEVEGKMVRKAEGAIDDSLIGGNASAEGPEGEETDATKMTGVGIVINHHLQETSFTKESYKKYIKDYMKSSKGRLKDQKPDRVKPFLTGATEQINVNKFS, from the coding sequence ATGATTATCTACCCGGACCTCCTCAGCCATGAAGAGGTGTTCTCTGACAGCTACAAGTTCCTGGAGATAGAGAACCGGCTGTGCCTGGAGGTAGAGGGGAAGATGGTCAGAAAGGCAGAGGGTGCCATTGATGATTCACTCATCGGTGGAAATGCCTCTGCTGAAGGTCCTGAGGGTGAAGAAACAGATGCTACCAAAATGACTGGAGTTGGCATAGTTATAAACCATCATCTGCAAGAAACTAGCTTTACAAAAGAATCCTACAAAAAGTATATCAAAGACTACATGAAATCAAGCAAAGGCAGACTTAAAGACCAGAAGCCGGATAGAGTAAAACCATTTTTGACAGGAGCTACAGAACAAATCAATGTTAACAAATTCAGCTGA